A segment of the Gammaproteobacteria bacterium genome:
GGCTCGCTGATTGCTACCATAAAAATTACGAGGGGGCACCCACGGATGGCAGTGTGTGGTCGGATGCTGACTGTGAGGCGCGCGTTGCCCGCGGTGGATCCTACACGAGTCCACCGCTTTCACTGCGTAGCGGCAACCGCGATAGATTTGATCCGAATACAACCTACGATTTCATCGGGCTGCGCGTGGCCAGAGATCTCAACTGAGGCGCATCCCCAGACTGCAAAATCAATAGTGCCAGCGCTTAAGCCCAGTGGGTGGACCCTTGTTGCGCCGCACGTCAGATTCGTTAGTTCCGATCGCTGTGCCCCAAATCTTTGCCCGGGGCGATCCGATCCCGCACCAACTGTTTGATTTCCTTGGAGTCTGGGAAACGTTTCGCGACTTTGCGGGAAAAGACGATGTCGCCATCAAGGCGCACATCAAAGACCCCTTCACGGCCAGGCACCAGGGCCACCTCCCCGAGCTCAGTCGCAAACGTCATCAATAACTCCTGCGCCATCCAGCCTGCCCGGAGAATAAACCCACACTGTGTGCAGTACTCGATTTCAAGCCTTGGCACACCCATCACATCACCCTCGTGACATCGCAAGCCGACCGTTCCACTTGCCCGTTGGAACAATGCCGCGCTGTGTTTGCGCTGCGTGCTACAACAGCCAGAGCCCTTCGCGAACCTGCTCTCAAGTATTTGTTCGAAACTAAATAAATATTCGTTAGTCTATATTAGCAGGCATGCGAACGTGGAGGAGATTAACATGGCCAAAAGAGCCCTTACCGCAGCAAGCGCACTCGCTTCGCTCACATTAGTCATCTTCGCCCCGGCCAGCTATGCGGGCGGCACCAGCATCCATGGCGCCTTCGGGCACCATACAGGTATCCATATTGGCTTTAGCAACGTGGGATTCCGCCACCATGGACACCAGCGAATTCACCGCGGTCACCACAATAGTGTCCGTAGTCACCATTTCCTCCGTGGGCACCGCGGTCACCACAGTAGTGTCCGTAGTCACCATTTCAACCGTGGGCACCATTTTATTCCCCACAGCACGACCCAATTCCAAGGCCACCATCGTTCCCAGCGTGGGCGCCATTTTACTCGCCACAGCACGACCCAATTCCAAGGCCACCATCGCGGCCATCGTGCCGGGCACCGCAGCGGAGGCCGCGCTCACCACTAAAGCGATACGCGTGAGGCTGGCACGAAGGTCAGGACGGAGTGTCATAGGGATTGTGTGGATTTCATGAGGACAGCTCCGTTGGTCGGGCTCTGATCCGTGTGCCGCTAGGGCGTTGCCTTTTTCCCAACTCATCTAGCACGGACCTCGCCGCGCCTTCAACGTAGCGGGACCCTGTCCCAGTGGTCTATTGTCTCCGTAGACCGCAGTTTGCCAACGCCGCAGACCCGTGGCATCGAGGATAGCCATAGTGGTCGTCCTCACCTGCATGGATCACCAAATTTAACTTGATATCCTGCTCCGTGACGCGGTCTTCAAGTATCCCCTTGTATCAGACACCCTATCTTCGGCACATGTTGTTTATGTCAGGCAGGTATCTCAGTATGGTATCTTTAGAGCACGTAACGAGCCACGTTATCGCAAAGGTTTTTAAACCATAGATGAAATCTAGAGGCGTTATCGCTGCTGGCCACGAGAAAACGGTTGAGGCGGCGGCAATTATTTTGCGTGACGGCGGTAACGCATTTGATGCAGTCCTCGCCGCCCTATTTACTGCATGCGTATCGGAGTCAGTGCTCGCATCACTCGGGGGTGGTGGATTCTTACTTTGTCACACGCGTGATGAACAAAACGTTGTCTACGACTTTTTCACACAAACGCCGAATCAGAAACGAAACGGGGCCGAGTGCCATTTCTATCCGATACACGCAGATTTTGGTACCGTCAAACAGGAATTCCATATCGGTATGGGATCCATCGCAACACCCGGAACCGTAAAGGGCATATTTAGCATCCACCGGGATCTTTGCACCCTGCCGATTACTAAGATCGTCGAACCCGCCATCATGCTTGCCCGTCAAGGCGTTCGGGTCAATGCGTTGCAAGCATTGATCTATCGCATCATTGAGAAGATCTATCTATCCACGAACGGTGCCAGAGCAGTTTTTTCCAGCAAGGTTAGCGATGGTCATCTCCCATTCGAGGATGAGGTTATGCGTTATCCCGAGCTGGCCGATACGCTGGAATTGCTCGTATTAGAAGGAGAACCACTTTTCTATGAAGGCGAGATCGCCCAATTTCTCGTGCGCGATTGCCATGAGAACGGGGGGCATCTTACAGCTGATGATCTTAGGGGGTATCGCGTACATAAGCGCAAGCCTCTTGATATCACATATCGAAACACTCGATTGCTGACTAATCCACCGCCGTCATTCGGCGGAATCCTGATGGGATTCTCGCTTAAGCTTCTTGAACAATGCGACCTCCGTGCGCTTGGCTTTGGCTCTGTTCCCTACCTTCAATTGTTGGCATCGACGATGGCTTCGACCAATAAAGCACGGATTGAAAGCAAGTTGGCCGAGACGATTGAAAGCACCGGTGCAGAAAGTTTGTTAAATGAAAAACTCTTACGACGCTATCGCCATGACATCCTAGAGCGAGCAAGCTGCCAGAGAGGAACAACCCATATCAGTGTGATCGACGCCAACGGAAACATGGCTAGTCTAACCGTATCAAATGGTGAAGGTTGCGGTTACGTAGTCCCAGGTACCGGCATCATGTTAAACAACATGCTCGGCGAGGAAGATATCAATCCCCGGGGATTTGATTCATGGCCAGTGAATTCCCGGATGTCATCGATGATGTCACCAACCCTAGCATTCACCGACAAAAGCGACGTTATTGTCACAGGTTCCGGTGGCTCGAACAGGATACGAACTGCCTTGTTACAGGTATTAATTAATTTGATCGATTTCGATATGACTGTTGAAGACGCAGTCGAGGGTCCGCGCATCCACTTTGAGGACGGGATGCTTAACGTTGAATATGGATTCGATCCCACGGAAATCGATGAACTCGTCGCCTCATTTCCCAATCACAAGGCGTGGAAAGAAAAGAATATATTTTTCGGTGGCACCCATACGGCCGCGTATAACCTACAAAGTAAGACGTTGAGCGGAGCCGGTGACCCGCGTCGGGGTGGTATTTGCGCAGTAATCACTTAGCTACGACGCACATATCTAAACTGACGTTACACAAGGGCTTCACCTAGACGGGCTGGTCCAGCGCCTTCACGTGCGATCGCAGATACCACAAGAGGAAGAGTCCGGGTAGCGCAAGAACAAACGTCATCATAAAGAAGTTCACCCAGCCAATCCCCTCCACCACATAACCGGACGGTGGACCGACAAATACACGTCCAAACGCTGCGAGCGCCGTCAACAAAGCAAACTGTGTGGCCGTGTAGCGGTGATGACATAGTGCCATTAATAGCGCCACAAAGGCCGCGGTGCCCATGCCCCCGGCGAGGTTTTCAAAGCCGACGGTGAGTGCCATGAGCCAGTAGCTCTTGCCAACCCACGCCAGGACCATGAAGCCGAGATTGGAGACAGCCTGCAGGACGCCGAAGAGAAGCAGCGAGCTAAATAATCCCAACCGGACCATGATGGCACCCCCGAACAGCGCGCCAATCAGGAGTGAGGCCAGGCCCAGTCCCTTGTTGATGATCCCGACGTCCGAGAGTGAAAAACCCACGCCGCCTATCAAAAATGCCGTGGTGAGGGTGCCGGCGAAGGCGTCACCCAGTTTATACAGGACGACGAGCAGGAGCAGCATCACTGCACTCGGGCGGGTTAGGAATTCTTTAAACGGCTGGACGATGGCATCGGCAAGGGTAGGTGGAGGCGCCGCCTGCCATGTCGGCTCAGGCCCCACGAACGTCGCCAAAAGCCCGATGCTGACCAACCCCGCCATGATCAAATAGGTCGCCTGCCAACCGACCCGCTCCGCCATAATGAGCGCCAGTGCCCCAGCCACGAGGAGCCCGATGCGGTAGCCGGCCACAAAGATCCCGACACCAAATCCCCGTTCGG
Coding sequences within it:
- the ggt gene encoding gamma-glutamyltransferase, with the protein product MKSRGVIAAGHEKTVEAAAIILRDGGNAFDAVLAALFTACVSESVLASLGGGGFLLCHTRDEQNVVYDFFTQTPNQKRNGAECHFYPIHADFGTVKQEFHIGMGSIATPGTVKGIFSIHRDLCTLPITKIVEPAIMLARQGVRVNALQALIYRIIEKIYLSTNGARAVFSSKVSDGHLPFEDEVMRYPELADTLELLVLEGEPLFYEGEIAQFLVRDCHENGGHLTADDLRGYRVHKRKPLDITYRNTRLLTNPPPSFGGILMGFSLKLLEQCDLRALGFGSVPYLQLLASTMASTNKARIESKLAETIESTGAESLLNEKLLRRYRHDILERASCQRGTTHISVIDANGNMASLTVSNGEGCGYVVPGTGIMLNNMLGEEDINPRGFDSWPVNSRMSSMMSPTLAFTDKSDVIVTGSGGSNRIRTALLQVLINLIDFDMTVEDAVEGPRIHFEDGMLNVEYGFDPTEIDELVASFPNHKAWKEKNIFFGGTHTAAYNLQSKTLSGAGDPRRGGICAVIT
- a CDS encoding SelT/SelW/SelH family protein, with product MGVPRLEIEYCTQCGFILRAGWMAQELLMTFATELGEVALVPGREGVFDVRLDGDIVFSRKVAKRFPDSKEIKQLVRDRIAPGKDLGHSDRN
- a CDS encoding MFS transporter, with the translated sequence MGKHSPVWPSVLLNRRIGVMPLFGFASGLPLALTAGTVQAWLTVAAVDIRTIGIFSLVGLPYVLKFLWSPIMDRYVPPWLGRRRGWMLLAQLGLMVFLGLMAYSSPQQAPMAFGVLALAVAFLSASQDIAVDAYRADTLRPAERGFGVGIFVAGYRIGLLVAGALALIMAERVGWQATYLIMAGLVSIGLLATFVGPEPTWQAAPPPTLADAIVQPFKEFLTRPSAVMLLLLVVLYKLGDAFAGTLTTAFLIGGVGFSLSDVGIINKGLGLASLLIGALFGGAIMVRLGLFSSLLLFGVLQAVSNLGFMVLAWVGKSYWLMALTVGFENLAGGMGTAAFVALLMALCHHRYTATQFALLTALAAFGRVFVGPPSGYVVEGIGWVNFFMMTFVLALPGLFLLWYLRSHVKALDQPV